The Streptomyces sp. HSG2 genome has a segment encoding these proteins:
- a CDS encoding transposase family protein, with protein MHALPTLADKGYIGAGIGIRIPVRRPRGKSEQALHADTRMLNMLVRHIRALGERTAAELKQRWRTLQHVTLSPSRIGDIARAALVLNGIWK; from the coding sequence ATCCACGCCCTGCCGACCCTGGCCGACAAGGGCTACATCGGCGCGGGCATCGGCATCCGCATCCCCGTCCGCCGCCCAAGAGGCAAGTCCGAACAGGCACTTCACGCCGACACCCGCATGCTCAACATGCTGGTGCGGCACATCCGGGCCCTCGGCGAGCGCACCGCCGCCGAGCTCAAGCAGCGGTGGCGCACCCTGCAGCACGTCACGCTCAGCCCCAGCCGGATCGGCGACATCGCCCGCGCGGCCCTCGTCCTCAACGGAATCTGGAAGTGA
- a CDS encoding DUF1772 domain-containing protein, with translation MSHNPPHVSTPWAPGRRPAPPPGRDRAAGPLLGASALCTGLMAGLFFAYDISVMPGLAEMDDRAYAAAMQRFNAVIDGSALFGLVLLASLASTVASAVLAFRRKWRAVALPLIAAACCYTAVLVITVAINLPLNAELAALGDPATARDLPEVIDDFKSVWVPVNIVRTVLCVLSLGALCSALVRYGRATAPLRRV, from the coding sequence GTGAGTCACAACCCTCCCCACGTCTCGACCCCGTGGGCCCCCGGCCGCCGGCCCGCGCCCCCGCCGGGCCGTGACCGGGCCGCGGGGCCGCTCCTGGGAGCGTCTGCCCTCTGCACCGGCCTGATGGCCGGGCTCTTCTTCGCCTACGACATCTCCGTCATGCCGGGCCTGGCGGAGATGGACGACCGCGCGTACGCGGCGGCCATGCAGCGCTTCAACGCCGTGATCGACGGCAGCGCGCTGTTCGGCCTGGTCTTGCTCGCGTCACTGGCCTCCACGGTCGCCTCGGCGGTACTGGCCTTCCGGAGGAAGTGGCGTGCGGTGGCCCTGCCGCTGATCGCGGCGGCCTGCTGCTACACGGCGGTTCTGGTGATCACCGTTGCGATCAACCTCCCGCTCAACGCGGAGCTCGCGGCCCTCGGGGACCCTGCGACCGCCAGGGATCTCCCGGAGGTGATCGATGACTTCAAGTCGGTGTGGGTTCCGGTGAACATCGTCCGGACGGTGCTCTGCGTGCTGAGCCTCGGGGCGCTGTGTTCCGCCCTGGTCCGGTACGGTCGCGCGACCGCACCCCTCCGGCGGGTGTGA
- a CDS encoding alpha/beta hydrolase encodes MSAPPVSSVPTDGVERIVLGRGCHRLGAWRAAPVTGSPRAVLVAVHGRAMSPGYFAGPVAPHTSLLALASSLGHTVLAVERPGYGLSRSSLPLGLPLADQALLLRRAMADYADQHPVGAGFFLVGHSDGGKTALYLAGEQWGETPAERLLGLDLNGCGWHYSPAAAHFPDTMNGGAGQLNWGPLRLYPGSTFHASRALLRDVPAAEEAETAHWPARFPAVAARVRCPVRLTFGEHEGWWRLDRDEMAAMAACFTRTRPPVVERVPEAGHNLSLGLAAPLYHLRALAFLEECLATVPTSVR; translated from the coding sequence GTGAGCGCGCCACCGGTGTCGAGCGTGCCCACCGACGGCGTGGAGCGGATCGTGCTCGGACGCGGCTGCCACCGGCTCGGTGCCTGGCGGGCCGCTCCCGTCACCGGCAGCCCCCGGGCCGTGCTGGTCGCCGTCCACGGCCGGGCGATGTCCCCCGGCTACTTCGCCGGGCCGGTCGCGCCGCACACCTCTCTGCTCGCCCTGGCGTCCTCCCTCGGCCACACCGTCCTGGCGGTGGAACGGCCCGGTTACGGCCTCTCCCGCTCGTCCCTGCCGCTCGGGCTGCCGCTGGCCGATCAGGCCCTCCTGCTGCGCCGGGCCATGGCCGACTACGCCGACCAGCACCCGGTCGGGGCCGGGTTCTTCCTCGTCGGGCACTCCGACGGCGGCAAGACCGCCCTGTACCTCGCGGGTGAGCAGTGGGGCGAGACCCCGGCGGAACGCCTGCTCGGACTGGACCTCAACGGCTGCGGCTGGCACTACTCCCCGGCCGCCGCCCACTTCCCGGACACCATGAACGGCGGAGCGGGCCAACTCAACTGGGGCCCGCTGCGGCTCTATCCGGGAAGCACCTTCCACGCCAGCCGCGCCCTGCTCCGCGATGTCCCGGCCGCCGAGGAGGCCGAGACGGCCCACTGGCCGGCGCGGTTCCCGGCCGTCGCGGCCCGTGTGCGCTGCCCCGTGCGGCTCACCTTCGGGGAGCACGAGGGCTGGTGGCGTCTGGACCGGGACGAAATGGCCGCCATGGCCGCCTGCTTCACCCGGACGCGCCCGCCCGTCGTCGAACGCGTCCCGGAGGCGGGCCACAACCTCAGTCTCGGACTGGCCGCTCCCCTCTACCACTTGCGCGCGCTGGCCTTCCTGGAGGAGTGTCTGGCAACCGTCCCGACCTCCGTCCGGTGA
- a CDS encoding indole-3-glycerol-phosphate synthase translates to MTLPFLSALLSAERPLIMEVKARDAHGGDLLRGKAPGDLAAAYERAGAPCVSVVTGRWFGGSAGMLREVTARVDVPVLLKDFVTRHDQIAAAAEAGASAVLLTAALLPGESLHGLARECQARGLTPFVEITRAEEAVGLPHPHLCVIAVNNKDITMGERDAGDLDRSRALLPAVRAAGTLCPVSASAVSSPAVAAGLLAEGYAALLVGTALLRAPSVESWLRDFDACRVDTSAPVPATARAAEPPTGPVAEAEAAPA, encoded by the coding sequence ATGACGCTGCCCTTCCTCTCCGCACTCCTCAGCGCGGAGCGCCCCCTGATCATGGAAGTGAAAGCCCGCGATGCGCACGGCGGCGACCTCCTGCGGGGCAAGGCCCCCGGCGACCTGGCCGCCGCCTACGAGCGGGCCGGTGCCCCGTGCGTGTCCGTCGTGACCGGCCGGTGGTTCGGCGGATCGGCCGGCATGCTGCGGGAGGTCACCGCCCGGGTCGATGTCCCGGTGCTGCTCAAGGACTTCGTCACGCGCCACGACCAGATAGCCGCCGCCGCCGAGGCGGGCGCCTCGGCGGTGCTGCTGACTGCGGCGCTGCTGCCGGGCGAGTCCCTTCACGGACTTGCCCGGGAGTGCCAGGCGCGCGGGCTCACCCCCTTCGTGGAGATCACCCGCGCCGAGGAGGCGGTCGGGCTTCCCCACCCGCACCTCTGCGTGATCGCCGTCAACAACAAGGACATCACCATGGGGGAGCGCGACGCGGGAGACCTCGATCGCAGCCGTGCGCTGCTGCCCGCCGTTCGGGCCGCGGGCACCCTCTGCCCGGTCAGCGCCAGCGCAGTGAGCAGTCCCGCCGTCGCGGCCGGACTGCTGGCCGAGGGCTACGCCGCCCTGCTCGTCGGTACTGCGCTCCTGCGTGCGCCCAGCGTGGAGTCATGGCTGCGGGATTTCGACGCCTGCCGCGTAGACACCTCCGCTCCGGTCCCGGCGACCGCGCGCGCCGCCGAGCCGCCGACCGGTCCCGTCGCCGAGGCGGAAGCAGCACCCGCGTGA
- a CDS encoding N-(5'-phosphoribosyl)anthranilate isomerase, with the protein MSGAPPSAPRPLLKVCGATHPREAVAVAARADLVGLWYGVDGGAHDLAAAALPELADAVCGSGRAEPVLVTFLHDADRVARVARAARIRWIQLHAYQPPRTVAALHSALPGAVVVKAVHVLDGHCAERPFLGAYARAGTDLLVVDAATRDGGVGSTGRHLPPEVLEPLLPALRLPFLLAGGLTAADAVRGPALGAHPGFRGVDVDSAARGDDGLLCAHRVAALDRAWTGTDVLPHARRDGATHTPIRAAAPPAPSAPTPRGNST; encoded by the coding sequence ATGAGCGGCGCCCCGCCGTCCGCGCCCCGGCCGCTGCTGAAGGTGTGCGGGGCGACCCACCCCCGGGAGGCCGTCGCTGTCGCCGCGCGGGCCGATCTGGTCGGCCTCTGGTACGGCGTCGACGGCGGCGCCCACGACCTGGCCGCCGCCGCCCTGCCGGAGCTGGCCGACGCCGTCTGCGGCAGTGGCCGGGCCGAACCCGTCCTCGTCACTTTCCTGCACGACGCCGACCGGGTCGCGCGGGTGGCCCGGGCCGCCCGTATCCGCTGGATCCAGCTCCACGCCTACCAGCCGCCCCGGACCGTGGCAGCCCTGCACTCCGCGCTGCCCGGCGCGGTCGTCGTCAAGGCCGTGCACGTCCTCGACGGGCACTGCGCCGAACGCCCTTTCCTCGGCGCCTACGCGCGGGCGGGCACCGACCTGTTGGTCGTGGACGCCGCGACCCGCGACGGGGGCGTCGGCAGCACCGGCCGGCACCTCCCGCCCGAGGTGCTGGAGCCGCTGCTGCCCGCCCTCAGGCTGCCCTTCCTGCTGGCGGGGGGCCTGACTGCGGCCGACGCGGTACGCGGCCCGGCCCTCGGGGCGCACCCCGGCTTCCGGGGCGTGGACGTGGACAGCGCCGCCCGGGGGGACGACGGCCTGCTCTGCGCCCACCGGGTCGCCGCTCTGGACCGTGCCTGGACCGGGACGGACGTACTGCCTCATGCCCGGCGGGACGGCGCGACCCACACCCCGATCCGGGCGGCCGCCCCTCCCGCCCCGTCCGCACCCACCCCCCGAGGGAACTCGACATGA
- a CDS encoding acyl-CoA dehydrogenase family protein has translation MRHRNADQQALCAGMVQWGKALSEGHVEADAQAAFDPARWQQVCRSGVLGLPFPERWGGAGQTLTTTLHVLETLGETCRETGLSFCVTTSMASTGVPLAVFGTDAQRERFLPGICSGELIGAHAVTEPDSGSDAMAMATRAERDDEDFVLTGGKAFVSNGPIADVFVVYARTHPDGGPLGTTAFLVERGTPGLFVGEPTAKMGLRTAPLSTLHLDGCRVPADRVLGRVGGGLLVLDHVMKREILFGFSVGLGEMRHRLDRAIAYARERRAFGHPIGDYQAVSHRVVDMKIRTDTAAKWLYDTAEQLTAGEDITADLAITKILASEAALSTSLSAIRVFGGAGYLTEVGLEKDLRAAVAGTLYSGTNDIQYNRVASTLGLGR, from the coding sequence GTGAGACACCGCAACGCAGATCAGCAGGCACTGTGCGCCGGCATGGTCCAGTGGGGCAAGGCCCTGAGCGAAGGACACGTCGAAGCCGACGCACAGGCCGCCTTCGATCCGGCCCGCTGGCAACAGGTGTGCCGCAGCGGAGTGCTTGGGCTGCCCTTCCCCGAGCGATGGGGCGGCGCCGGACAGACCCTCACCACCACCCTCCACGTCCTGGAGACACTCGGCGAGACCTGCCGTGAGACCGGCCTCAGCTTCTGCGTGACGACCTCGATGGCCAGCACCGGAGTGCCGCTCGCCGTCTTCGGCACCGACGCCCAGCGGGAGCGCTTCCTGCCGGGCATCTGCTCCGGAGAACTGATCGGCGCCCACGCCGTCACCGAACCCGACAGCGGCTCGGACGCGATGGCGATGGCCACCCGCGCCGAGCGTGACGACGAGGACTTCGTGCTCACCGGAGGCAAGGCGTTCGTCAGCAACGGCCCGATCGCCGACGTCTTCGTCGTCTATGCCCGCACCCACCCCGACGGCGGCCCCCTCGGCACAACCGCCTTCCTCGTCGAACGCGGCACGCCCGGCCTCTTCGTGGGGGAGCCGACCGCCAAGATGGGCCTGCGTACCGCACCGTTGTCCACTCTGCACCTCGACGGCTGCCGGGTGCCGGCCGACCGCGTCCTCGGCCGGGTCGGGGGCGGGCTCCTCGTCCTCGACCACGTGATGAAGCGCGAGATCCTCTTCGGGTTCTCCGTCGGATTGGGGGAGATGCGCCACCGGCTGGACCGCGCGATCGCGTACGCGAGGGAGCGCCGCGCGTTCGGCCACCCCATCGGCGACTACCAGGCCGTCTCGCACCGCGTGGTCGACATGAAGATCCGTACCGACACCGCCGCCAAGTGGCTGTACGACACCGCCGAGCAGCTCACCGCGGGCGAGGACATCACCGCCGACCTCGCCATCACCAAGATCCTCGCCAGCGAGGCCGCGCTGTCCACCAGCCTCTCGGCGATCCGCGTGTTCGGCGGCGCCGGCTACCTCACCGAGGTCGGACTGGAGAAGGACCTGCGCGCCGCCGTCGCCGGCACCCTCTACTCGGGCACCAACGACATCCAGTACAACCGGGTGGCCTCGACCCTTGGGCTGGGGAGATGA
- a CDS encoding ectoine synthase: protein MIIRNLENVKTVEWGNGLSRRFILAADGLGYSITDTTVRAGTKSRLEYRNHLETCYCIEGSGEVVELDGTSHPLTPGVLYALDNHDPHFLVASPHEDLRLVCVFAPALRGDEVHQLDEHVSSAY from the coding sequence GTGATCATCCGGAACCTTGAGAACGTCAAGACCGTCGAGTGGGGCAACGGCCTCAGCCGCCGCTTCATCCTGGCCGCCGACGGGCTGGGCTACAGCATCACCGACACCACCGTGCGGGCCGGGACCAAGTCCCGGCTGGAATACCGCAACCACCTGGAGACCTGCTACTGCATCGAGGGCTCCGGGGAGGTGGTGGAGCTCGACGGCACCAGCCACCCGCTCACGCCGGGCGTCCTGTATGCGCTGGACAACCACGACCCGCACTTCCTGGTCGCCTCGCCCCATGAGGACCTGCGCCTGGTCTGCGTCTTCGCCCCTGCCCTCCGGGGCGACGAGGTTCATCAGCTCGACGAGCACGTCTCGTCGGCCTACTAG
- the trpA gene encoding tryptophan synthase subunit alpha, giving the protein MADFFTEARTRDELGLAVFLNAGDPPLPVLADCVAMLDESGVDCLELAVPFPDSPTDGPVVRRSADRALAEGVALAETLAFVEAVRPSLKRLRIALLADWSHSLRTSPPAAYARAVADSGADALLVHGLPPRARAAHHEALREAGLPEVTTCYPASPPATVAEAAAHATGYLYVVARYGRSGGGTSPGGHAGLAPFVGALRDLTASPIAVGFGVSTAEDLASVALSGADAAIVGSAGVSALERARETGADPVNAYRSFTAALGRPCTAVPRPRGGERDHPEP; this is encoded by the coding sequence TTGGCTGACTTCTTCACCGAGGCCCGCACCCGCGACGAACTGGGACTCGCCGTCTTCCTGAACGCGGGAGACCCGCCCCTGCCCGTGCTCGCCGACTGCGTCGCCATGCTGGACGAGTCGGGCGTGGACTGCCTGGAACTGGCCGTCCCCTTCCCGGACTCGCCCACCGACGGGCCCGTCGTACGGCGCTCCGCCGACCGGGCACTGGCCGAAGGGGTGGCCCTCGCCGAGACACTGGCCTTCGTCGAGGCCGTGCGACCCTCCCTGAAGCGGCTGCGCATCGCCCTGCTCGCCGATTGGAGCCACAGCCTGCGCACGTCGCCGCCCGCCGCCTACGCGCGCGCCGTGGCGGACAGCGGAGCCGACGCCCTGCTCGTCCACGGCCTTCCGCCCCGGGCCCGCGCCGCCCACCACGAGGCCCTGCGCGAGGCCGGACTGCCCGAGGTCACCACCTGCTACCCGGCGAGCCCCCCGGCCACCGTGGCCGAGGCGGCCGCCCACGCGACCGGCTACCTCTATGTGGTCGCCCGCTACGGACGCAGCGGCGGCGGCACTTCCCCCGGCGGTCACGCCGGGCTCGCCCCGTTCGTCGGCGCCCTTCGCGACCTGACAGCCTCCCCGATAGCCGTCGGCTTCGGGGTATCGACCGCCGAGGATCTCGCCTCCGTCGCGCTGAGCGGCGCGGACGCGGCGATCGTCGGTTCCGCCGGAGTGTCGGCCCTGGAGCGGGCCCGCGAAACCGGGGCAGACCCGGTGAACGCCTACCGCTCATTCACCGCCGCACTCGGCCGCCCTTGCACCGCCGTCCCACGTCCCAGAGGAGGAGAACGTGATCATCCGGAACCTTGA
- a CDS encoding phosphopantetheine-binding protein — MSNAEQISEYIVREFLPDLTATQLPPDQDLLGDGVIDSLGVLKLIAWVEHHFQLAVGDTDLDPDNFRSVNAIDAYVARCQGAPVTGS; from the coding sequence GTGAGCAACGCCGAACAGATCAGCGAGTACATCGTCCGGGAGTTCCTGCCCGACCTCACCGCCACGCAGCTGCCGCCCGACCAGGACCTCCTGGGCGACGGCGTCATCGACAGCCTCGGCGTCCTCAAGCTGATCGCCTGGGTGGAGCACCACTTCCAGCTCGCCGTCGGCGACACCGACCTCGACCCGGACAACTTCCGCAGCGTCAACGCCATCGACGCCTACGTCGCCCGCTGCCAGGGCGCCCCCGTGACAGGCAGCTGA